Proteins encoded together in one Sceloporus undulatus isolate JIND9_A2432 ecotype Alabama chromosome 4, SceUnd_v1.1, whole genome shotgun sequence window:
- the HNF4A gene encoding hepatocyte nuclear factor 4-alpha isoform X4, translating to MYSCRFNRQCVVDKDKRNQCRYCRLKKCFRAGMKKEAVQNERDRISTRRSSYEDSSLPSINVLLQAEVLSQQISSPISVISGDIRGKKIANIADVCESMKQQLLVLVEWAKYIPAFCELPLDDQVALLRAHAGEHLLLGAAKRSMVFKDILLLGNDHIIPRNCPELLEISRVAVRILDELVLTFQELQIDDNEYACLKAIIFFDPDAKGLSDPIKIKRMRYQVQVSLEDYINDRQYDSRGRFGELLLLLPTLQSITWQMIEQIQFVKLFGMAKIDNLLQEMLLGGSSSDTPHAHHHALHPHLIQENMGTNVIVANTMPAQIHNGQLSTPETPQPSPPAGSGVEQYKLLPGAIATVAKQTTSVPQPTITKQEVI from the exons ATGTATTCCTGCAG gtTTAACAGGCAGTGTGTTGTAGACAAAGACAAAAGAAACCAGTGTAGATATTGCCGGCTAAAGAAATGTTTTCGAGCAGGAATGAAGAAAGAAG CTGTACAAAATGAACGCGATCGAATCAGTACCCGGAGATCCAGCTATGAAGACAGCAGTTTGCCTTCTATTAATGTTTTACTGCAAGCAGAAGTACTTTCCCAACAG ATATCATCACCAATTTCAGTTATCAGTGGTGATATAAGAGGGAAAAAGATTGCAAATATTGCAGACGTGTGTGAGTCCATGAAACAGCAGTTGTTAGTGCTTGTGGAGTGGGCCAAGTACATCCCAGCCTTCTGTGAGCTTCCTCTGGATGATCAG GTGGCTTTGCTACGGGCCCATGCAGGTGAACATCTGTTACTGGGAGCAGCAAAACGGTCGATGGTGTTCAAAGACATCCTACTCCTAG GAAATGACCACATAATCCCGCGTAATTGTCCAGAGTTGCTGGAGATCAGCCGTGTGGCAGTGCGCATCCTGGATGAATTGGTCTTGACGTTCCAAGAGCTTCAGATTGATGATAATGAATATGCTTGTTTGAAAGCCATCATCTTCTTTGATCCAG ATGCTAAGGGCCTGAGTGACCCGATCAAGATCAAGCGAATGAGATATCAAGTTCAGGTCAGTTTGGAGGACTACATCAATGACCGGCAGTATGATTCACGGGGACGCTTTGGAGAACTGCTTCTCCTTCTGCCCACTCTCCAGAGCATCACCTGGCAGATGATTGAACAGATCCAGTTCGTCAAGCTCTTCGGCATGGCCAAAATTGACAATCTGTTGCAAGAGATGTTACTGGGAG GATCATCAAGTGATACACCTCATGCTCATCACCATGCTCTGCACCCTCACCTGATCCAGGAGAATATGGGGACAAACGTCATAGTGGCCAACACAATGCCTGCTCAGATCCACAATGGGCAGCTAT CCACTCCTGAAACGCCACAACCTTCCCCACCAGCTGGCTCAGGAGTTGAACAATACAAACTGCTTCCTGGGGCCATTGCAACTGTAGCCAAACAGACCACTTCAGTCCCTCAACCCACCATCACAAAGCAAGAGGTCATCTAG
- the HNF4A gene encoding hepatocyte nuclear factor 4-alpha isoform X1, producing MIMRLSKALIDMEMADYSAALDPAYTTLEFENMQVLTIGNETSPSEAANLNASNNIGASVLCAICGDRATGKHYGASSCDGCKGFFRRSVRKNHMYSCRFNRQCVVDKDKRNQCRYCRLKKCFRAGMKKEAVQNERDRISTRRSSYEDSSLPSINVLLQAEVLSQQISSPISVISGDIRGKKIANIADVCESMKQQLLVLVEWAKYIPAFCELPLDDQVALLRAHAGEHLLLGAAKRSMVFKDILLLGNDHIIPRNCPELLEISRVAVRILDELVLTFQELQIDDNEYACLKAIIFFDPDAKGLSDPIKIKRMRYQVQVSLEDYINDRQYDSRGRFGELLLLLPTLQSITWQMIEQIQFVKLFGMAKIDNLLQEMLLGGSSSDTPHAHHHALHPHLIQENMGTNVIVANTMPAQIHNGQLSTPETPQPSPPAGSGVEQYKLLPGAIATVAKQTTSVPQPTITKQEVI from the exons ATGATAATGCGCCTTTCCAAAGCCCTGATAGACATGGAGATGGCAGATTATAGTGCAGCTTTAGATCCAGCATACACAACTCTAGAGTTTGAGAACATGCAAGTCCTGACAATCGGCAATG AAACCTCCCCATCTGAAGCAGCCAATCTCAATGCCTCCAACAACATTGGGGCCAGTGTGCTGTGTGCCATCTGCGGAGATCGGGCAACAGGGAAACACTATGGAGCCTCCAGCTGTGATGGCTGCAAAGGGTTTTTCAGGAGAAGCGTCAGAAAGAACCACATGTATTCCTGCAG gtTTAACAGGCAGTGTGTTGTAGACAAAGACAAAAGAAACCAGTGTAGATATTGCCGGCTAAAGAAATGTTTTCGAGCAGGAATGAAGAAAGAAG CTGTACAAAATGAACGCGATCGAATCAGTACCCGGAGATCCAGCTATGAAGACAGCAGTTTGCCTTCTATTAATGTTTTACTGCAAGCAGAAGTACTTTCCCAACAG ATATCATCACCAATTTCAGTTATCAGTGGTGATATAAGAGGGAAAAAGATTGCAAATATTGCAGACGTGTGTGAGTCCATGAAACAGCAGTTGTTAGTGCTTGTGGAGTGGGCCAAGTACATCCCAGCCTTCTGTGAGCTTCCTCTGGATGATCAG GTGGCTTTGCTACGGGCCCATGCAGGTGAACATCTGTTACTGGGAGCAGCAAAACGGTCGATGGTGTTCAAAGACATCCTACTCCTAG GAAATGACCACATAATCCCGCGTAATTGTCCAGAGTTGCTGGAGATCAGCCGTGTGGCAGTGCGCATCCTGGATGAATTGGTCTTGACGTTCCAAGAGCTTCAGATTGATGATAATGAATATGCTTGTTTGAAAGCCATCATCTTCTTTGATCCAG ATGCTAAGGGCCTGAGTGACCCGATCAAGATCAAGCGAATGAGATATCAAGTTCAGGTCAGTTTGGAGGACTACATCAATGACCGGCAGTATGATTCACGGGGACGCTTTGGAGAACTGCTTCTCCTTCTGCCCACTCTCCAGAGCATCACCTGGCAGATGATTGAACAGATCCAGTTCGTCAAGCTCTTCGGCATGGCCAAAATTGACAATCTGTTGCAAGAGATGTTACTGGGAG GATCATCAAGTGATACACCTCATGCTCATCACCATGCTCTGCACCCTCACCTGATCCAGGAGAATATGGGGACAAACGTCATAGTGGCCAACACAATGCCTGCTCAGATCCACAATGGGCAGCTAT CCACTCCTGAAACGCCACAACCTTCCCCACCAGCTGGCTCAGGAGTTGAACAATACAAACTGCTTCCTGGGGCCATTGCAACTGTAGCCAAACAGACCACTTCAGTCCCTCAACCCACCATCACAAAGCAAGAGGTCATCTAG
- the HNF4A gene encoding hepatocyte nuclear factor 4-alpha isoform X3, whose amino-acid sequence MVNVITQLSAKMEAPFETSPSEAANLNASNNIGASVLCAICGDRATGKHYGASSCDGCKGFFRRSVRKNHMYSCRFNRQCVVDKDKRNQCRYCRLKKCFRAGMKKEAVQNERDRISTRRSSYEDSSLPSINVLLQAEVLSQQISSPISVISGDIRGKKIANIADVCESMKQQLLVLVEWAKYIPAFCELPLDDQVALLRAHAGEHLLLGAAKRSMVFKDILLLGNDHIIPRNCPELLEISRVAVRILDELVLTFQELQIDDNEYACLKAIIFFDPDAKGLSDPIKIKRMRYQVQVSLEDYINDRQYDSRGRFGELLLLLPTLQSITWQMIEQIQFVKLFGMAKIDNLLQEMLLGGSSSDTPHAHHHALHPHLIQENMGTNVIVANTMPAQIHNGQLSTPETPQPSPPAGSGVEQYKLLPGAIATVAKQTTSVPQPTITKQEVI is encoded by the exons AAACCTCCCCATCTGAAGCAGCCAATCTCAATGCCTCCAACAACATTGGGGCCAGTGTGCTGTGTGCCATCTGCGGAGATCGGGCAACAGGGAAACACTATGGAGCCTCCAGCTGTGATGGCTGCAAAGGGTTTTTCAGGAGAAGCGTCAGAAAGAACCACATGTATTCCTGCAG gtTTAACAGGCAGTGTGTTGTAGACAAAGACAAAAGAAACCAGTGTAGATATTGCCGGCTAAAGAAATGTTTTCGAGCAGGAATGAAGAAAGAAG CTGTACAAAATGAACGCGATCGAATCAGTACCCGGAGATCCAGCTATGAAGACAGCAGTTTGCCTTCTATTAATGTTTTACTGCAAGCAGAAGTACTTTCCCAACAG ATATCATCACCAATTTCAGTTATCAGTGGTGATATAAGAGGGAAAAAGATTGCAAATATTGCAGACGTGTGTGAGTCCATGAAACAGCAGTTGTTAGTGCTTGTGGAGTGGGCCAAGTACATCCCAGCCTTCTGTGAGCTTCCTCTGGATGATCAG GTGGCTTTGCTACGGGCCCATGCAGGTGAACATCTGTTACTGGGAGCAGCAAAACGGTCGATGGTGTTCAAAGACATCCTACTCCTAG GAAATGACCACATAATCCCGCGTAATTGTCCAGAGTTGCTGGAGATCAGCCGTGTGGCAGTGCGCATCCTGGATGAATTGGTCTTGACGTTCCAAGAGCTTCAGATTGATGATAATGAATATGCTTGTTTGAAAGCCATCATCTTCTTTGATCCAG ATGCTAAGGGCCTGAGTGACCCGATCAAGATCAAGCGAATGAGATATCAAGTTCAGGTCAGTTTGGAGGACTACATCAATGACCGGCAGTATGATTCACGGGGACGCTTTGGAGAACTGCTTCTCCTTCTGCCCACTCTCCAGAGCATCACCTGGCAGATGATTGAACAGATCCAGTTCGTCAAGCTCTTCGGCATGGCCAAAATTGACAATCTGTTGCAAGAGATGTTACTGGGAG GATCATCAAGTGATACACCTCATGCTCATCACCATGCTCTGCACCCTCACCTGATCCAGGAGAATATGGGGACAAACGTCATAGTGGCCAACACAATGCCTGCTCAGATCCACAATGGGCAGCTAT CCACTCCTGAAACGCCACAACCTTCCCCACCAGCTGGCTCAGGAGTTGAACAATACAAACTGCTTCCTGGGGCCATTGCAACTGTAGCCAAACAGACCACTTCAGTCCCTCAACCCACCATCACAAAGCAAGAGGTCATCTAG
- the HNF4A gene encoding hepatocyte nuclear factor 4-alpha isoform X2 translates to MQDVQKGWKVYLKASCPISCSETSPSEAANLNASNNIGASVLCAICGDRATGKHYGASSCDGCKGFFRRSVRKNHMYSCRFNRQCVVDKDKRNQCRYCRLKKCFRAGMKKEAVQNERDRISTRRSSYEDSSLPSINVLLQAEVLSQQISSPISVISGDIRGKKIANIADVCESMKQQLLVLVEWAKYIPAFCELPLDDQVALLRAHAGEHLLLGAAKRSMVFKDILLLGNDHIIPRNCPELLEISRVAVRILDELVLTFQELQIDDNEYACLKAIIFFDPDAKGLSDPIKIKRMRYQVQVSLEDYINDRQYDSRGRFGELLLLLPTLQSITWQMIEQIQFVKLFGMAKIDNLLQEMLLGGSSSDTPHAHHHALHPHLIQENMGTNVIVANTMPAQIHNGQLSTPETPQPSPPAGSGVEQYKLLPGAIATVAKQTTSVPQPTITKQEVI, encoded by the exons ATGCAGGATGTGCAGAAGGGCTGGAAAGTCTACCTGAAAGCTTCTTGTCCCATTTCTTGCAGTG AAACCTCCCCATCTGAAGCAGCCAATCTCAATGCCTCCAACAACATTGGGGCCAGTGTGCTGTGTGCCATCTGCGGAGATCGGGCAACAGGGAAACACTATGGAGCCTCCAGCTGTGATGGCTGCAAAGGGTTTTTCAGGAGAAGCGTCAGAAAGAACCACATGTATTCCTGCAG gtTTAACAGGCAGTGTGTTGTAGACAAAGACAAAAGAAACCAGTGTAGATATTGCCGGCTAAAGAAATGTTTTCGAGCAGGAATGAAGAAAGAAG CTGTACAAAATGAACGCGATCGAATCAGTACCCGGAGATCCAGCTATGAAGACAGCAGTTTGCCTTCTATTAATGTTTTACTGCAAGCAGAAGTACTTTCCCAACAG ATATCATCACCAATTTCAGTTATCAGTGGTGATATAAGAGGGAAAAAGATTGCAAATATTGCAGACGTGTGTGAGTCCATGAAACAGCAGTTGTTAGTGCTTGTGGAGTGGGCCAAGTACATCCCAGCCTTCTGTGAGCTTCCTCTGGATGATCAG GTGGCTTTGCTACGGGCCCATGCAGGTGAACATCTGTTACTGGGAGCAGCAAAACGGTCGATGGTGTTCAAAGACATCCTACTCCTAG GAAATGACCACATAATCCCGCGTAATTGTCCAGAGTTGCTGGAGATCAGCCGTGTGGCAGTGCGCATCCTGGATGAATTGGTCTTGACGTTCCAAGAGCTTCAGATTGATGATAATGAATATGCTTGTTTGAAAGCCATCATCTTCTTTGATCCAG ATGCTAAGGGCCTGAGTGACCCGATCAAGATCAAGCGAATGAGATATCAAGTTCAGGTCAGTTTGGAGGACTACATCAATGACCGGCAGTATGATTCACGGGGACGCTTTGGAGAACTGCTTCTCCTTCTGCCCACTCTCCAGAGCATCACCTGGCAGATGATTGAACAGATCCAGTTCGTCAAGCTCTTCGGCATGGCCAAAATTGACAATCTGTTGCAAGAGATGTTACTGGGAG GATCATCAAGTGATACACCTCATGCTCATCACCATGCTCTGCACCCTCACCTGATCCAGGAGAATATGGGGACAAACGTCATAGTGGCCAACACAATGCCTGCTCAGATCCACAATGGGCAGCTAT CCACTCCTGAAACGCCACAACCTTCCCCACCAGCTGGCTCAGGAGTTGAACAATACAAACTGCTTCCTGGGGCCATTGCAACTGTAGCCAAACAGACCACTTCAGTCCCTCAACCCACCATCACAAAGCAAGAGGTCATCTAG